A section of the Natronolimnobius sp. AArcel1 genome encodes:
- a CDS encoding L-rhamnose mutarotase has translation MTDDLERAVYLQRIDPDRKDEYVAAHDDVPDGVTDAMERAGVERFDLYVRDDIAVCILEAEDISAYDDVMADDSTVQEWERHVAQFKTAGVDVDAAEDDQIPYMDQLWSFET, from the coding sequence ATGACAGACGACCTCGAACGAGCGGTGTATCTCCAGCGCATCGACCCTGATCGGAAAGACGAGTACGTCGCTGCTCACGATGACGTTCCTGACGGCGTTACCGACGCGATGGAGCGGGCGGGAGTCGAGCGCTTCGACCTCTACGTTCGCGATGATATCGCAGTATGCATCCTCGAGGCCGAGGATATCTCTGCCTACGACGACGTGATGGCAGACGATTCTACTGTTCAAGAGTGGGAACGCCACGTCGCCCAGTTCAAAACAGCGGGCGTCGATGTCGACGCTGCCGAGGACGACCAGATTCCGTACATGGACCAACTCTGGTCATTCGAGACCTAA
- a CDS encoding AGE family epimerase/isomerase produces the protein MALNAREHRAHLLATLRLQYPDIRSDRGVHLLDPATGDPFADDQHHLVATCRVTMGFALGALVDGPQWCSETAAHALEALETAHRGNETDGYQLLVDGNGDPIDRTRSAYAHAFVLGAYARATAANVAGARSGLEDSVTVLDERFVEANGLFRSDCDPDWSEREPYRGMNANMHACEGYLAAYEATDDERFLERAETIAHRITIDLAAETDGLLWEHYTDEWTHDFAYNEDRPADRFRPPGYLPGHHAEWAKFLGLLDRYGASPPSGTDWYRRATELFEAAVDLGWTGDGFVYTADADGEVLVPDRYGWALAEAIGASAVLAERAVAHDDPEAETFRDWHEQFLECVPRFRGPAGLWYERRTAPADGDEPIAPDPPAVEPDYHPATAWYESFRSAALVEQQR, from the coding sequence ATGGCACTCAACGCACGCGAGCACCGGGCGCATCTCCTCGCAACGCTCAGGCTCCAGTACCCTGATATTCGCTCCGACCGCGGCGTTCACCTCCTCGATCCAGCGACCGGCGATCCGTTCGCCGACGATCAGCACCATCTGGTCGCAACCTGCCGAGTGACGATGGGATTCGCACTCGGCGCGCTCGTCGACGGCCCGCAGTGGTGCTCCGAGACGGCGGCCCACGCCCTCGAGGCCCTCGAGACGGCACATCGAGGGAACGAAACCGACGGCTACCAGTTGCTCGTTGACGGGAACGGCGATCCGATTGACCGCACCCGATCGGCGTACGCCCACGCGTTCGTCCTCGGCGCATATGCTCGAGCGACGGCCGCAAACGTCGCTGGAGCACGCTCTGGCCTCGAGGACTCCGTGACGGTACTGGATGAGCGATTCGTCGAAGCAAACGGACTCTTTCGAAGCGATTGCGATCCTGACTGGTCAGAGCGTGAACCGTATCGGGGCATGAACGCGAACATGCACGCCTGTGAAGGCTACCTGGCGGCATACGAGGCAACCGACGACGAGCGCTTCCTCGAGCGAGCGGAGACGATCGCCCATCGGATCACAATTGACCTCGCTGCCGAGACGGATGGGCTTCTCTGGGAACACTACACCGATGAGTGGACGCACGATTTCGCGTACAACGAGGATCGCCCGGCCGACCGATTCCGTCCGCCAGGATACCTGCCGGGTCACCACGCTGAGTGGGCGAAGTTCCTCGGCTTGTTGGATCGGTACGGGGCGTCCCCGCCGTCTGGCACCGACTGGTATCGCCGCGCCACCGAGCTGTTCGAGGCCGCGGTCGATCTTGGTTGGACCGGCGACGGCTTCGTGTACACCGCCGACGCCGATGGCGAGGTACTCGTTCCTGACCGGTACGGCTGGGCGCTCGCCGAGGCGATTGGCGCATCGGCCGTCCTCGCCGAACGGGCTGTGGCTCACGACGACCCGGAAGCCGAGACGTTCCGTGACTGGCACGAACAGTTCCTCGAGTGCGTTCCCCGATTCCGAGGGCCAGCGGGACTCTGGTACGAGCGACGCACCGCGCCGGCAGACGGCGACGAGCCGATTGCGCCGGACCCGCCAGCGGTCGAACCTGACTACCACCCGGCGACCGCGTGGTACGAGAGTTTCCGGTCAGCAGCACTCGTCGAACAGCAGCGTTGA
- a CDS encoding amidohydrolase: MKWIDTHTHTWGHNRPELPWNAEVLPPEWDGPYTHDELIADMDRAGVTEGVIVTTPLYGRGPRANEYTMRSIEAHSDRLYGVGLLDFFPDDLAEAVDHVERVTGHERMLGVRMHAALEYEEHPSTIDRHGDWISDERLEAVWRAAGDLETSVFVFPKAQQLDQVAALAERYPETSIVVDHMAWPDETTAPNESPWTTFEALAEHENVAVKVSSIPRSAAEPWPYESVHGYVENLLEWFGPERLMLGSDYPWMDSWADYESCLSWIETVETLSRRDLAFLTHRTFERIHG; this comes from the coding sequence ATGAAGTGGATCGATACACACACCCACACATGGGGCCACAATCGACCAGAACTACCGTGGAACGCCGAGGTGTTACCACCAGAGTGGGATGGACCGTACACACACGACGAGTTGATTGCCGATATGGATCGCGCTGGAGTCACAGAGGGAGTTATCGTAACAACTCCGCTCTACGGCCGAGGACCCCGAGCAAACGAGTACACGATGCGAAGCATCGAAGCCCACAGTGATCGCCTGTACGGTGTCGGCCTGCTAGACTTCTTCCCTGATGATCTGGCTGAGGCAGTCGATCACGTAGAGCGCGTTACTGGACATGAGAGAATGCTTGGCGTCCGAATGCACGCCGCCCTCGAGTACGAGGAACACCCATCAACGATCGACCGACACGGCGACTGGATCTCCGATGAGCGACTCGAAGCAGTCTGGCGGGCCGCAGGCGACCTGGAAACAAGCGTGTTCGTCTTCCCGAAGGCACAACAACTCGACCAGGTTGCGGCGCTGGCCGAACGATATCCCGAGACGTCAATCGTCGTCGATCACATGGCCTGGCCCGACGAGACGACTGCTCCGAACGAGTCGCCGTGGACGACGTTTGAAGCCCTCGCAGAGCACGAAAACGTCGCTGTCAAAGTGAGTTCAATTCCACGTTCGGCTGCCGAACCATGGCCCTATGAGTCAGTGCACGGCTACGTCGAGAACCTCCTCGAGTGGTTCGGTCCCGAGCGGTTGATGCTTGGCTCGGATTACCCGTGGATGGACAGCTGGGCCGATTACGAATCCTGTCTCTCGTGGATCGAAACCGTTGAAACGCTCTCGCGTCGCGATCTGGCGTTTCTCACCCATCGAACGTTCGAACGTATTCACGGCTAG
- a CDS encoding MaoC/PaaZ C-terminal domain-containing protein: MDAPAKDTDRYFEEITDGEQFTVENGRTITEADVVNFAGISGDFHPLHMSKTVGADSEFGGRIAHGNLVFSIAEAMVADMNPKSFSYGYDSLRFIAPVGIDTTISAHREVIETEPHSDDLGRVVYTYTVEDEDGETLLACEHITLVERK; the protein is encoded by the coding sequence ATGGACGCACCAGCGAAAGACACTGACAGATACTTCGAGGAGATCACGGACGGAGAACAGTTCACAGTCGAAAACGGTCGGACGATCACTGAAGCGGACGTCGTCAACTTCGCCGGTATCAGCGGCGACTTCCACCCGCTTCATATGAGCAAGACCGTCGGTGCCGACTCCGAGTTCGGTGGACGGATCGCCCACGGCAACCTCGTCTTTTCCATCGCTGAGGCGATGGTCGCCGATATGAACCCAAAGTCGTTCTCCTACGGCTATGACTCACTGCGGTTCATCGCCCCCGTCGGCATCGATACGACGATCTCAGCCCATCGAGAGGTTATCGAAACCGAACCGCACTCCGACGATCTCGGCCGAGTCGTCTACACGTACACCGTCGAGGATGAGGACGGAGAGACGCTGCTCGCATGCGAGCACATCACCCTCGTCGAACGCAAGTGA
- a CDS encoding Gfo/Idh/MocA family protein, giving the protein MVDPTIEYTERYSGLETLEIGIVGCGEIVENAHLPAYDAAGFAVAGVTDTNAERADTIADQFGVTAYPDLETMVEDVAVVDVAVPPRFQPAIVDTAVDAGCHLLCQKPLAVEFEAAEEICERIAEAGVTAAVNQQMRWEKSIRAVSELLEEGALGTPLRATIEVNIETDWSNWGWMLESPRLEVLFHSIHYLDTMRYLFGEPVGVTSSMARVPDQAAEGETRTHHLLEYPGELRATIDVNHNNWADPYARFRFEGTEGLVRGTIGLFDHYPDSGPDTFEFLAASETEAERYELPDAWFPDAFIGTMGSLLESIEASETPPTHVEDNLETLRLANATYKSWNERRTVDPATVTTDHEPEW; this is encoded by the coding sequence ATGGTCGACCCTACCATCGAGTACACTGAACGCTACAGCGGCCTCGAGACCCTCGAGATCGGCATCGTCGGCTGTGGCGAGATCGTCGAGAACGCCCACCTTCCGGCGTACGACGCTGCCGGCTTCGCTGTTGCTGGCGTCACGGACACGAACGCCGAGCGAGCAGACACGATTGCGGATCAATTCGGCGTCACCGCGTACCCGGACCTCGAGACAATGGTCGAAGACGTGGCTGTCGTAGACGTGGCGGTTCCGCCGCGTTTCCAGCCGGCTATCGTCGATACCGCCGTTGATGCTGGCTGTCACCTGCTCTGTCAGAAGCCGCTTGCCGTCGAGTTCGAGGCGGCCGAGGAAATCTGTGAGCGCATCGCGGAGGCGGGCGTGACGGCGGCTGTGAACCAACAGATGCGCTGGGAGAAGTCCATCCGGGCTGTCTCCGAGTTGCTCGAGGAGGGCGCGCTCGGGACGCCCCTCCGGGCAACCATCGAAGTCAACATCGAAACCGACTGGTCGAACTGGGGATGGATGCTCGAGTCGCCCCGGCTCGAGGTGCTGTTTCACAGTATCCACTACCTCGACACGATGCGGTATCTCTTCGGTGAGCCAGTCGGCGTCACCTCATCGATGGCCCGAGTTCCCGACCAGGCGGCCGAGGGTGAGACGCGAACACACCACCTCCTCGAGTACCCAGGCGAGCTACGGGCGACGATCGATGTCAACCACAACAACTGGGCGGACCCCTATGCCCGGTTCCGTTTCGAGGGAACAGAGGGGCTCGTCCGCGGGACAATCGGCCTCTTTGATCACTACCCCGACAGCGGCCCGGATACTTTCGAGTTCCTCGCTGCGAGCGAAACCGAGGCCGAGCGCTACGAACTTCCCGACGCTTGGTTCCCCGATGCGTTCATCGGGACGATGGGATCGTTGCTCGAGTCGATCGAGGCCAGCGAGACACCGCCGACGCACGTCGAGGATAACCTCGAGACGCTTCGGCTGGCGAACGCGACGTACAAGTCCTGGAACGAGCGACGCACCGTCGACCCGGCGACAGTCACGACGGATCACGAACCCGAGTGGTGA